A single window of Oncorhynchus keta strain PuntledgeMale-10-30-2019 chromosome 34, Oket_V2, whole genome shotgun sequence DNA harbors:
- the LOC118367447 gene encoding bromodomain-containing protein 2-like isoform X7, with amino-acid sequence METAVNPPLDSSSLGVVGLSGGGMEHHASGQGKRMRKPSLLYEGFESPQLPYAPPPPPVQPPVRDPGRQGCMTNQLQFLQKAMIKSLWRHHFAWPFHEPVDAFRLNLPDYHKIIKQPMDMGTIKKRLENNYYRSASECMQDFNTMFTNCYIYNKPTDDIVLMAQSLEKVFLQKVAQMPQEEIELPPPAPRGKPGKPGKGGRKSNASKAHQVPAVSQSAYSSSDTGDSDTPPLTMLPKSLPPTQLLSLPPTLPTAKKKGVKRKADTTTPSNMMTMPLAVGGGRMVGLGKGGHGQGLSHDPSTLSLTSPGDMDPPPSLVRGPMGPGGPVLLQPMMAGGGKTLARRGGSGRPIKPPKKDLPDSVQPKAPRRAKLSQQLRYCSSVLKDLLSKKHAAYAWPFYKPVDASALGLHDYHDIIKCPMDLSNIKRRMDSREYRDSQQFSADVRLMFSNCYKYNPPDHDVVGMARKLQDVFEFRFAKMPDEPLQQAPPKSRGMGGGMGTHAHGDSSSSSSSSSSSSSSESEPSSESESSSDSEEERAHRLAELQDQLRAVHEQLAALSQGPIVKNKKKREKKDKKEKKKKKKPEKRSRGRPSTAVGCEDWEMPTIKPVRTPKSKSSSRSSAPASSQGKRGPGKKKGSKNTKKSQASTMPYYAPPAFSMLPHYDSEEEEETSPMSYDEKRQLSLDINKLPGEKLGRVVHIIQSREPSLRDTNPEEIEIDFETLKPSTLRELERYVMSCLRKKPRKPYVKKGGPGKSREELALEKKSELERRLQDVSGQLNSGKKPQKPKAEKLSGVEPHAQPSRLSGSSSSSDSSSSSSSSSSDTSESDSG; translated from the exons ATGGAAACGGCCGTTAACCCGCCCCTTGACAG CAGCTCTCTGGGAGTGGTGGGGCTGTCTGGCGGCGGGATGGAGCACCATGCCTCGGGCCAAGGCAAGCGCATGCGGAAGCCCTCGCTGCTGTATGAAGGCTTTGAGAGCCCTCAGCTACCGTACGCGCCACCACCTCCCCCAGTCCAGCCCCCCGTCAGGGACCCTGGCCGGCAGGGCTGCATGACCAACCAACTGCAGTTCCTCCAGAAGGCTATGATCAAGTCCCTGTGGAGGCACCATTTTGCCTGGCCATTCCATGAGCCAGTGGATGCCTTCAGACTCAACCTCCCA GATTATCACAAGATCATCAAGCAGCCCATGGACATGGGAACCATCAAGAAGCGGCTGGAGAACAACTACTATCGCAGCGCCAGTGAGTGCATGCAGGACTTCAACACCATGTTCACCAACTGCTACATCTACAACAAG cccACAGATGACATAGTGCTGATGGCCCAGTCCCTGGAGAAGGTGTTCCTGCAGAAGGTGGCCCAGATGCCCCAGGAGGAGATTGAGCTGCCCCCTCCTGCCCCCAGGGGCAAACCGGGCAAGCCTGGCAAAGGAGGCCGCAAATCCAACG CGTCAAAAGCTCACCAGGTCCCTGCGGTGTCCCAGTCAGCATACTCCTCCTCTGACACGGGTGACTCAGACACCCCCCCTCTGACCATGCTGCCCAAGAGTCTGCCCCCCACACAGCTGCTGAGCCTGCCCCCCACACTGCCCACCGCTAAG AAGAAGGGAGTGAAGCGGAAGGCGGACACCACCACTCCCTCCAACATGATGACCATGCCCCTGGCTGTAGGAGGGGGTCGGATGGTGGGCCTGGGGAAAGGAGGCCACGGGCAAGGCCTGAGCCATGACCCCTCCACCCTCTCACTCACCTCCCCGGGGGACATGGACCCCCCTCCCAGCCTGGTTAGAGGACCCATGGGCCCAGGGGGCCCCGTTCTGCTCCAGCCCATGATGGCTGGAGGCGGGAAGACCCTGGCTCGGCGTGGTGGCAGTGGACGCCCCATCAAGCCCCCCAAGAAAGACCTTCCGGACTCTGTACAGCCAAAGGCGCCACGGCGGGCCAAGCTGAGTCAACAGCTGCGTTACTGTAGCAGCGTGCTGAAGGATCTGCTGTCCAAGAAACACGCGGCCTACGCCTGGCCCTTCTACAAGCCCGTGGACGCCTCGGCCCTGGGCCTGCACGACTACCACGACATCATCAAGTGCCCCATGGACCTCAGCAACATCAAG AGGAGGATGGACAGTCGGGAGTACAGGGATTCGCAGCAGTTTTCCGCTGACGTCCGACTCATGTTCTCCAACTGCTACAAATACAACCCCCCCGACCATGACGTAGTGGGCATGGCCCGCAAGCTGCAG GACGTGTTTGAGTTCCGCTTCGCCAAGATGCCCGACGAGCCCCTCCAGCAGGCTCCTCCCAAGTCCCGAGGCATGGGCGGTGGCATGGGCACTCACGCTCACGGTGACTCCTCGTCTTCGTCGTCAtcgtcctcctcctcatcctcgtcGGAGAGCGAGCCcagcagcgagagcgagagcAGCTCGGACAGCGAGGAGGAGCGAGCACACCGCCTGGCCGAGTTACAGGACCAG ctCCGAGCCGTACACGAGCAGTTGGCAGCCCTCTCCCAGGGCCCAATTGtcaaaaacaagaagaagagagagaagaaagacaagaaggagaaaaagaagaagaagaagccggAGAAGCGAAGCCGAGGACGGCCCAGCACGGCGGTAGGCTGTGAGGACTGGGAGATGCCGACGATAAAGCCGGTGAGGACTCCGAAGAGTAAATCCAGTAGCAGGAGCTCAGCTCCCGCCTCCTCACAGGGCAAGAGAGGCCCTGGCAAGAAGAAGGGCAGCAA AAACACCAAGAAGTCCCAGGCTTCTACCATGCCCTACTACGCCCCGCCGGCATTCTCCATGCTGCCCCACTATGActccgaggaggaggaggagacgtcTCCCATGTCGTACGACGAGAAGCGCCAGCTGAGCCTGGACATCAACAAGCTGCCCGGCGAAAAGCTGGGCCGCGTTGTCCACATCATCCAGTCCCGCGAGCCCTCGCTGCGCGACACCAACCCCGAGGAGATCGAGATCGACTTTGAGACGCTCAAGCCGTCGACGCTGCGCGAGCTGGAGCGCTACGTCATGTCGTGCCTGAGGAAGAAGCCCCGTAAGCCCTATG TGAAGAAAGGGGGCCCCGGCAAGTCCAGAGAGGAACTGGCCCTGGAGAAGAAGAGTGAGCTGGAGAGGAGGCTGCAGGATGTCAGCGGACAGCTCAACTCTGGCAAGAAACCCCAGAAACCCAAGG CGGAGAAGCTCAGTGGCGTGGAGCCTCACGCCCAGCCCTCCCGCCTCAGCGGCAGCAGCTCCAGCTCggactcttcctcctcctcgtcatCCTCCTCCTCTGACACCAGTGAATCAGACTCGGGTTga
- the LOC118367447 gene encoding bromodomain-containing protein 2-like isoform X5, producing METAVNPPLDSSSLGVVGLSGGGMEHHASGQGKRMRKPSLLYEGFESPQLPYAPPPPPVQPPVRDPGRQGCMTNQLQFLQKAMIKSLWRHHFAWPFHEPVDAFRLNLPDYHKIIKQPMDMGTIKKRLENNYYRSASECMQDFNTMFTNCYIYNKPTDDIVLMAQSLEKVFLQKVAQMPQEEIELPPPAPRGKPGKPGKGGRKSNASKAHQVPAVSQSAYSSSDTGDSDTPPLTMLPKSLPPTQLLSLPPTLPTAKKKGVKRKADTTTPSNMMTMPLAVGGGRMVGLGKGGHGQGLSHDPSTLSLTSPGDMDPPPSLVRGPMGPGGPVLLQPMMAGGGKTLARRGGSGRPIKPPKKDLPDSVQPKAPRRAKLSQQLRYCSSVLKDLLSKKHAAYAWPFYKPVDASALGLHDYHDIIKCPMDLSNIKRRMDSREYRDSQQFSADVRLMFSNCYKYNPPDHDVVGMARKLQDVFEFRFAKMPDEPLQQAPPKSRGMGGGMGTHAHGDSSSSSSSSSSSSSSESEPSSESESSSDSEEERAHRLAELQDQVCTQLRAVHEQLAALSQGPIVKNKKKREKKDKKEKKKKKKPEKRSRGRPSTAVGCEDWEMPTIKPVRTPKSKSSSRSSAPASSQGKRGPGKKKGSKNTKKSQASTMPYYAPPAFSMLPHYDSEEEEETSPMSYDEKRQLSLDINKLPGEKLGRVVHIIQSREPSLRDTNPEEIEIDFETLKPSTLRELERYVMSCLRKKPRKPYVKKGGPGKSREELALEKKSELERRLQDVSGQLNSGKKPQKPKAEKLSGVEPHAQPSRLSGSSSSSDSSSSSSSSSSDTSESDSG from the exons ATGGAAACGGCCGTTAACCCGCCCCTTGACAG CAGCTCTCTGGGAGTGGTGGGGCTGTCTGGCGGCGGGATGGAGCACCATGCCTCGGGCCAAGGCAAGCGCATGCGGAAGCCCTCGCTGCTGTATGAAGGCTTTGAGAGCCCTCAGCTACCGTACGCGCCACCACCTCCCCCAGTCCAGCCCCCCGTCAGGGACCCTGGCCGGCAGGGCTGCATGACCAACCAACTGCAGTTCCTCCAGAAGGCTATGATCAAGTCCCTGTGGAGGCACCATTTTGCCTGGCCATTCCATGAGCCAGTGGATGCCTTCAGACTCAACCTCCCA GATTATCACAAGATCATCAAGCAGCCCATGGACATGGGAACCATCAAGAAGCGGCTGGAGAACAACTACTATCGCAGCGCCAGTGAGTGCATGCAGGACTTCAACACCATGTTCACCAACTGCTACATCTACAACAAG cccACAGATGACATAGTGCTGATGGCCCAGTCCCTGGAGAAGGTGTTCCTGCAGAAGGTGGCCCAGATGCCCCAGGAGGAGATTGAGCTGCCCCCTCCTGCCCCCAGGGGCAAACCGGGCAAGCCTGGCAAAGGAGGCCGCAAATCCAACG CGTCAAAAGCTCACCAGGTCCCTGCGGTGTCCCAGTCAGCATACTCCTCCTCTGACACGGGTGACTCAGACACCCCCCCTCTGACCATGCTGCCCAAGAGTCTGCCCCCCACACAGCTGCTGAGCCTGCCCCCCACACTGCCCACCGCTAAG AAGAAGGGAGTGAAGCGGAAGGCGGACACCACCACTCCCTCCAACATGATGACCATGCCCCTGGCTGTAGGAGGGGGTCGGATGGTGGGCCTGGGGAAAGGAGGCCACGGGCAAGGCCTGAGCCATGACCCCTCCACCCTCTCACTCACCTCCCCGGGGGACATGGACCCCCCTCCCAGCCTGGTTAGAGGACCCATGGGCCCAGGGGGCCCCGTTCTGCTCCAGCCCATGATGGCTGGAGGCGGGAAGACCCTGGCTCGGCGTGGTGGCAGTGGACGCCCCATCAAGCCCCCCAAGAAAGACCTTCCGGACTCTGTACAGCCAAAGGCGCCACGGCGGGCCAAGCTGAGTCAACAGCTGCGTTACTGTAGCAGCGTGCTGAAGGATCTGCTGTCCAAGAAACACGCGGCCTACGCCTGGCCCTTCTACAAGCCCGTGGACGCCTCGGCCCTGGGCCTGCACGACTACCACGACATCATCAAGTGCCCCATGGACCTCAGCAACATCAAG AGGAGGATGGACAGTCGGGAGTACAGGGATTCGCAGCAGTTTTCCGCTGACGTCCGACTCATGTTCTCCAACTGCTACAAATACAACCCCCCCGACCATGACGTAGTGGGCATGGCCCGCAAGCTGCAG GACGTGTTTGAGTTCCGCTTCGCCAAGATGCCCGACGAGCCCCTCCAGCAGGCTCCTCCCAAGTCCCGAGGCATGGGCGGTGGCATGGGCACTCACGCTCACGGTGACTCCTCGTCTTCGTCGTCAtcgtcctcctcctcatcctcgtcGGAGAGCGAGCCcagcagcgagagcgagagcAGCTCGGACAGCGAGGAGGAGCGAGCACACCGCCTGGCCGAGTTACAGGACCAGGTGTGTACACAG ctCCGAGCCGTACACGAGCAGTTGGCAGCCCTCTCCCAGGGCCCAATTGtcaaaaacaagaagaagagagagaagaaagacaagaaggagaaaaagaagaagaagaagccggAGAAGCGAAGCCGAGGACGGCCCAGCACGGCGGTAGGCTGTGAGGACTGGGAGATGCCGACGATAAAGCCGGTGAGGACTCCGAAGAGTAAATCCAGTAGCAGGAGCTCAGCTCCCGCCTCCTCACAGGGCAAGAGAGGCCCTGGCAAGAAGAAGGGCAGCAA AAACACCAAGAAGTCCCAGGCTTCTACCATGCCCTACTACGCCCCGCCGGCATTCTCCATGCTGCCCCACTATGActccgaggaggaggaggagacgtcTCCCATGTCGTACGACGAGAAGCGCCAGCTGAGCCTGGACATCAACAAGCTGCCCGGCGAAAAGCTGGGCCGCGTTGTCCACATCATCCAGTCCCGCGAGCCCTCGCTGCGCGACACCAACCCCGAGGAGATCGAGATCGACTTTGAGACGCTCAAGCCGTCGACGCTGCGCGAGCTGGAGCGCTACGTCATGTCGTGCCTGAGGAAGAAGCCCCGTAAGCCCTATG TGAAGAAAGGGGGCCCCGGCAAGTCCAGAGAGGAACTGGCCCTGGAGAAGAAGAGTGAGCTGGAGAGGAGGCTGCAGGATGTCAGCGGACAGCTCAACTCTGGCAAGAAACCCCAGAAACCCAAGG CGGAGAAGCTCAGTGGCGTGGAGCCTCACGCCCAGCCCTCCCGCCTCAGCGGCAGCAGCTCCAGCTCggactcttcctcctcctcgtcatCCTCCTCCTCTGACACCAGTGAATCAGACTCGGGTTga
- the LOC118367447 gene encoding bromodomain-containing protein 2-like isoform X1, with translation METAVNPPLDSSSLGVVGLSGGGMEHHASGQGKRMRKPSLLYEGFESPQLPYAPPPPPVQPPVRDPGRQGCMTNQLQFLQKAMIKSLWRHHFAWPFHEPVDAFRLNLPDYHKIIKQPMDMGTIKKRLENNYYRSASECMQDFNTMFTNCYIYNKPTDDIVLMAQSLEKVFLQKVAQMPQEEIELPPPAPRGKPGKPGKGGRKSNASKAHQVPAVSQSAYSSSDTGDSDTPPLTMLPKSLPPTQLLSLPPTLPTAKKKGVKRKADTTTPSNMMTMPLAVGGGRMVGLGKGGHGQGLSHDPSTLSLTSPGDMDPPPSLVRGPMGPGGPVLLQPMMAGGGKTLARRGGSGRPIKPPKKDLPDSVQPKAPRRAKLSQQLRYCSSVLKDLLSKKHAAYAWPFYKPVDASALGLHDYHDIIKCPMDLSNIKRRMDSREYRDSQQFSADVRLMFSNCYKYNPPDHDVVGMARKLQDVFEFRFAKMPDEPLQQAPPKSRGMGGGMGTHAHGDSSSSSSSSSSSSSSESEPSSESESSSDSEEERAHRLAELQDQVCTQLRAVHEQLAALSQGPIVKNKKKREKKDKKEKKKKKKPEKRSRGRPSTAVGCEDWEMPTIKPVRTPKSKSSSRSSAPASSQGKRGPGKKKGSNFPLPRNTKKSQASTMPYYAPPAFSMLPHYDSEEEEETSPMSYDEKRQLSLDINKLPGEKLGRVVHIIQSREPSLRDTNPEEIEIDFETLKPSTLRELERYVMSCLRKKPRKPYVKKGGPGKSREELALEKKSELERRLQDVSGQLNSGKKPQKPKAEKLSGVEPHAQPSRLSGSSSSSDSSSSSSSSSSDTSESDSG, from the exons ATGGAAACGGCCGTTAACCCGCCCCTTGACAG CAGCTCTCTGGGAGTGGTGGGGCTGTCTGGCGGCGGGATGGAGCACCATGCCTCGGGCCAAGGCAAGCGCATGCGGAAGCCCTCGCTGCTGTATGAAGGCTTTGAGAGCCCTCAGCTACCGTACGCGCCACCACCTCCCCCAGTCCAGCCCCCCGTCAGGGACCCTGGCCGGCAGGGCTGCATGACCAACCAACTGCAGTTCCTCCAGAAGGCTATGATCAAGTCCCTGTGGAGGCACCATTTTGCCTGGCCATTCCATGAGCCAGTGGATGCCTTCAGACTCAACCTCCCA GATTATCACAAGATCATCAAGCAGCCCATGGACATGGGAACCATCAAGAAGCGGCTGGAGAACAACTACTATCGCAGCGCCAGTGAGTGCATGCAGGACTTCAACACCATGTTCACCAACTGCTACATCTACAACAAG cccACAGATGACATAGTGCTGATGGCCCAGTCCCTGGAGAAGGTGTTCCTGCAGAAGGTGGCCCAGATGCCCCAGGAGGAGATTGAGCTGCCCCCTCCTGCCCCCAGGGGCAAACCGGGCAAGCCTGGCAAAGGAGGCCGCAAATCCAACG CGTCAAAAGCTCACCAGGTCCCTGCGGTGTCCCAGTCAGCATACTCCTCCTCTGACACGGGTGACTCAGACACCCCCCCTCTGACCATGCTGCCCAAGAGTCTGCCCCCCACACAGCTGCTGAGCCTGCCCCCCACACTGCCCACCGCTAAG AAGAAGGGAGTGAAGCGGAAGGCGGACACCACCACTCCCTCCAACATGATGACCATGCCCCTGGCTGTAGGAGGGGGTCGGATGGTGGGCCTGGGGAAAGGAGGCCACGGGCAAGGCCTGAGCCATGACCCCTCCACCCTCTCACTCACCTCCCCGGGGGACATGGACCCCCCTCCCAGCCTGGTTAGAGGACCCATGGGCCCAGGGGGCCCCGTTCTGCTCCAGCCCATGATGGCTGGAGGCGGGAAGACCCTGGCTCGGCGTGGTGGCAGTGGACGCCCCATCAAGCCCCCCAAGAAAGACCTTCCGGACTCTGTACAGCCAAAGGCGCCACGGCGGGCCAAGCTGAGTCAACAGCTGCGTTACTGTAGCAGCGTGCTGAAGGATCTGCTGTCCAAGAAACACGCGGCCTACGCCTGGCCCTTCTACAAGCCCGTGGACGCCTCGGCCCTGGGCCTGCACGACTACCACGACATCATCAAGTGCCCCATGGACCTCAGCAACATCAAG AGGAGGATGGACAGTCGGGAGTACAGGGATTCGCAGCAGTTTTCCGCTGACGTCCGACTCATGTTCTCCAACTGCTACAAATACAACCCCCCCGACCATGACGTAGTGGGCATGGCCCGCAAGCTGCAG GACGTGTTTGAGTTCCGCTTCGCCAAGATGCCCGACGAGCCCCTCCAGCAGGCTCCTCCCAAGTCCCGAGGCATGGGCGGTGGCATGGGCACTCACGCTCACGGTGACTCCTCGTCTTCGTCGTCAtcgtcctcctcctcatcctcgtcGGAGAGCGAGCCcagcagcgagagcgagagcAGCTCGGACAGCGAGGAGGAGCGAGCACACCGCCTGGCCGAGTTACAGGACCAGGTGTGTACACAG ctCCGAGCCGTACACGAGCAGTTGGCAGCCCTCTCCCAGGGCCCAATTGtcaaaaacaagaagaagagagagaagaaagacaagaaggagaaaaagaagaagaagaagccggAGAAGCGAAGCCGAGGACGGCCCAGCACGGCGGTAGGCTGTGAGGACTGGGAGATGCCGACGATAAAGCCGGTGAGGACTCCGAAGAGTAAATCCAGTAGCAGGAGCTCAGCTCCCGCCTCCTCACAGGGCAAGAGAGGCCCTGGCAAGAAGAAGGGCAGCAA CTTCCCTCTCCCTAGAAACACCAAGAAGTCCCAGGCTTCTACCATGCCCTACTACGCCCCGCCGGCATTCTCCATGCTGCCCCACTATGActccgaggaggaggaggagacgtcTCCCATGTCGTACGACGAGAAGCGCCAGCTGAGCCTGGACATCAACAAGCTGCCCGGCGAAAAGCTGGGCCGCGTTGTCCACATCATCCAGTCCCGCGAGCCCTCGCTGCGCGACACCAACCCCGAGGAGATCGAGATCGACTTTGAGACGCTCAAGCCGTCGACGCTGCGCGAGCTGGAGCGCTACGTCATGTCGTGCCTGAGGAAGAAGCCCCGTAAGCCCTATG TGAAGAAAGGGGGCCCCGGCAAGTCCAGAGAGGAACTGGCCCTGGAGAAGAAGAGTGAGCTGGAGAGGAGGCTGCAGGATGTCAGCGGACAGCTCAACTCTGGCAAGAAACCCCAGAAACCCAAGG CGGAGAAGCTCAGTGGCGTGGAGCCTCACGCCCAGCCCTCCCGCCTCAGCGGCAGCAGCTCCAGCTCggactcttcctcctcctcgtcatCCTCCTCCTCTGACACCAGTGAATCAGACTCGGGTTga
- the LOC118367447 gene encoding bromodomain-containing protein 2-like isoform X3 → METAVNPPLDSSSLGVVGLSGGGMEHHASGQGKRMRKPSLLYEGFESPQLPYAPPPPPVQPPVRDPGRQGCMTNQLQFLQKAMIKSLWRHHFAWPFHEPVDAFRLNLPDYHKIIKQPMDMGTIKKRLENNYYRSASECMQDFNTMFTNCYIYNKPTDDIVLMAQSLEKVFLQKVAQMPQEEIELPPPAPRGKPGKPGKGGRKSNASKAHQVPAVSQSAYSSSDTGDSDTPPLTMLPKSLPPTQLLSLPPTLPTAKKKGVKRKADTTTPSNMMTMPLAVGGGRMVGLGKGGHGQGLSHDPSTLSLTSPGDMDPPPSLVRGPMGPGGPVLLQPMMAGGGKTLARRGGSGRPIKPPKKDLPDSVQPKAPRRAKLSQQLRYCSSVLKDLLSKKHAAYAWPFYKPVDASALGLHDYHDIIKCPMDLSNIKRRMDSREYRDSQQFSADVRLMFSNCYKYNPPDHDVVGMARKLQDVFEFRFAKMPDEPLQQAPPKSRGMGGGMGTHAHGDSSSSSSSSSSSSSSESEPSSESESSSDSEEERAHRLAELQDQLRAVHEQLAALSQGPIVKNKKKREKKDKKEKKKKKKPEKRSRGRPSTAVGCEDWEMPTIKPVRTPKSKSSSRSSAPASSQGKRGPGKKKGSNFPLPRNTKKSQASTMPYYAPPAFSMLPHYDSEEEEETSPMSYDEKRQLSLDINKLPGEKLGRVVHIIQSREPSLRDTNPEEIEIDFETLKPSTLRELERYVMSCLRKKPRKPYVKKGGPGKSREELALEKKSELERRLQDVSGQLNSGKKPQKPKAEKLSGVEPHAQPSRLSGSSSSSDSSSSSSSSSSDTSESDSG, encoded by the exons ATGGAAACGGCCGTTAACCCGCCCCTTGACAG CAGCTCTCTGGGAGTGGTGGGGCTGTCTGGCGGCGGGATGGAGCACCATGCCTCGGGCCAAGGCAAGCGCATGCGGAAGCCCTCGCTGCTGTATGAAGGCTTTGAGAGCCCTCAGCTACCGTACGCGCCACCACCTCCCCCAGTCCAGCCCCCCGTCAGGGACCCTGGCCGGCAGGGCTGCATGACCAACCAACTGCAGTTCCTCCAGAAGGCTATGATCAAGTCCCTGTGGAGGCACCATTTTGCCTGGCCATTCCATGAGCCAGTGGATGCCTTCAGACTCAACCTCCCA GATTATCACAAGATCATCAAGCAGCCCATGGACATGGGAACCATCAAGAAGCGGCTGGAGAACAACTACTATCGCAGCGCCAGTGAGTGCATGCAGGACTTCAACACCATGTTCACCAACTGCTACATCTACAACAAG cccACAGATGACATAGTGCTGATGGCCCAGTCCCTGGAGAAGGTGTTCCTGCAGAAGGTGGCCCAGATGCCCCAGGAGGAGATTGAGCTGCCCCCTCCTGCCCCCAGGGGCAAACCGGGCAAGCCTGGCAAAGGAGGCCGCAAATCCAACG CGTCAAAAGCTCACCAGGTCCCTGCGGTGTCCCAGTCAGCATACTCCTCCTCTGACACGGGTGACTCAGACACCCCCCCTCTGACCATGCTGCCCAAGAGTCTGCCCCCCACACAGCTGCTGAGCCTGCCCCCCACACTGCCCACCGCTAAG AAGAAGGGAGTGAAGCGGAAGGCGGACACCACCACTCCCTCCAACATGATGACCATGCCCCTGGCTGTAGGAGGGGGTCGGATGGTGGGCCTGGGGAAAGGAGGCCACGGGCAAGGCCTGAGCCATGACCCCTCCACCCTCTCACTCACCTCCCCGGGGGACATGGACCCCCCTCCCAGCCTGGTTAGAGGACCCATGGGCCCAGGGGGCCCCGTTCTGCTCCAGCCCATGATGGCTGGAGGCGGGAAGACCCTGGCTCGGCGTGGTGGCAGTGGACGCCCCATCAAGCCCCCCAAGAAAGACCTTCCGGACTCTGTACAGCCAAAGGCGCCACGGCGGGCCAAGCTGAGTCAACAGCTGCGTTACTGTAGCAGCGTGCTGAAGGATCTGCTGTCCAAGAAACACGCGGCCTACGCCTGGCCCTTCTACAAGCCCGTGGACGCCTCGGCCCTGGGCCTGCACGACTACCACGACATCATCAAGTGCCCCATGGACCTCAGCAACATCAAG AGGAGGATGGACAGTCGGGAGTACAGGGATTCGCAGCAGTTTTCCGCTGACGTCCGACTCATGTTCTCCAACTGCTACAAATACAACCCCCCCGACCATGACGTAGTGGGCATGGCCCGCAAGCTGCAG GACGTGTTTGAGTTCCGCTTCGCCAAGATGCCCGACGAGCCCCTCCAGCAGGCTCCTCCCAAGTCCCGAGGCATGGGCGGTGGCATGGGCACTCACGCTCACGGTGACTCCTCGTCTTCGTCGTCAtcgtcctcctcctcatcctcgtcGGAGAGCGAGCCcagcagcgagagcgagagcAGCTCGGACAGCGAGGAGGAGCGAGCACACCGCCTGGCCGAGTTACAGGACCAG ctCCGAGCCGTACACGAGCAGTTGGCAGCCCTCTCCCAGGGCCCAATTGtcaaaaacaagaagaagagagagaagaaagacaagaaggagaaaaagaagaagaagaagccggAGAAGCGAAGCCGAGGACGGCCCAGCACGGCGGTAGGCTGTGAGGACTGGGAGATGCCGACGATAAAGCCGGTGAGGACTCCGAAGAGTAAATCCAGTAGCAGGAGCTCAGCTCCCGCCTCCTCACAGGGCAAGAGAGGCCCTGGCAAGAAGAAGGGCAGCAA CTTCCCTCTCCCTAGAAACACCAAGAAGTCCCAGGCTTCTACCATGCCCTACTACGCCCCGCCGGCATTCTCCATGCTGCCCCACTATGActccgaggaggaggaggagacgtcTCCCATGTCGTACGACGAGAAGCGCCAGCTGAGCCTGGACATCAACAAGCTGCCCGGCGAAAAGCTGGGCCGCGTTGTCCACATCATCCAGTCCCGCGAGCCCTCGCTGCGCGACACCAACCCCGAGGAGATCGAGATCGACTTTGAGACGCTCAAGCCGTCGACGCTGCGCGAGCTGGAGCGCTACGTCATGTCGTGCCTGAGGAAGAAGCCCCGTAAGCCCTATG TGAAGAAAGGGGGCCCCGGCAAGTCCAGAGAGGAACTGGCCCTGGAGAAGAAGAGTGAGCTGGAGAGGAGGCTGCAGGATGTCAGCGGACAGCTCAACTCTGGCAAGAAACCCCAGAAACCCAAGG CGGAGAAGCTCAGTGGCGTGGAGCCTCACGCCCAGCCCTCCCGCCTCAGCGGCAGCAGCTCCAGCTCggactcttcctcctcctcgtcatCCTCCTCCTCTGACACCAGTGAATCAGACTCGGGTTga